A window of the Anas acuta chromosome 34, bAnaAcu1.1, whole genome shotgun sequence genome harbors these coding sequences:
- the LOC137846588 gene encoding maestro heat-like repeat-containing protein family member 7 encodes MDTMLEGFVRNCPITSFNIEMQNMLKVMLDFAVSKNSDVRESAVKVIERLITFFRWYLVIKILGIFENYGNDEPTDFNLRIPILGKLLGHLLLFSSGDDSMSHSALGSLHRMYTVVREGRESSQTNGMKNYAERHKNLEDTAYPFSTTSTPCEIAKRFGGHLFPAERLDIILTALEALPDSSIHDKQGACSVLDAALEVPDYWLTDVSGLWPWPCP; translated from the exons ATGGACACCATGCTGGAGGGCTTCGTACGCAACTGTCCCATCACCAGTTTCAACATAGAGATGCAGAATATGTTGAAG GTGATGCTGGACTTTGCTGTCTCCAAAAACTCAGATGTGCGTGAGAGCGCTGTGAAGGTGATTGAGAGGCTGATTACTTTCTTCCGCTGGTATTTGGTGATCAAG ATCTTAGGGATCTTTGAAAACTATGGCAACGATGAGCCCACAGATTTCAACCTGCGCATCCCCATCCTGGGCAAGCTGCTGGGCCACctcttgcttttcagcagtGGCGATGATTCCATGAGCCACTCAGCTTTGGGAAGTCTTCATCGCATGTACACAGTCgtcagagaaggaagag AGAGCTCACAGACAAACGGCATGAAAAATTATGCAGAGAGACACAAGAATTTGGAGGACACAGCATACCCGTTTTCTACAACATCAACTCCGTGTGAAATTGCCAAG CGGTTTGGAGGACATCTCTTCCCTGCTGAGAGGCTGGACATCATCCTCACAGCCCTTGAAGCTTTACCAGACTCCAGCATCCATGACAAGCAGGGGGCCTGCAGCGTGCTGGACGCAGCCTTGGAGGTCCCTGACTACTGGCTGACAGATGTAAGTGGCCTGTGGCCATGGCCCTGCCCTTGA